The following proteins come from a genomic window of Deltaproteobacteria bacterium:
- the map gene encoding type I methionyl aminopeptidase yields the protein MTTELASPPAKLPGPNEPCWCGSGTKYKKCHKDRDAAGRSTFKAALERSRGAPVRPGKVSPTLPVPANIPRTDYATSGNPGPGIAGDPATRMERLRKACKAAAEVLVETGAAVKPGVTTDALDRICHEGYIKRGGYPSTLNYHGYPKSLCTSVNEVICHGIPDSRALVDGDIVNLDVTIYLDGMHGDCSATFLVGNVDEVSRKLVKVTEECLELGIAAVKPGRPIHAIGKAIEAHAEKHGYGVVRAYCGHGIGQVFHTEPQVPHYYDPEARTVMEEGMVFTIEPMITLGTWRHADWDDGWTVVTADGLRTAQFEHTILVGRDGAEILTHA from the coding sequence GTGACCACCGAACTCGCCTCTCCGCCTGCCAAGCTCCCCGGCCCCAACGAGCCGTGCTGGTGCGGGAGCGGCACGAAATACAAGAAGTGTCACAAGGACCGCGACGCGGCCGGACGCTCGACGTTCAAAGCGGCCCTCGAGCGCTCGCGCGGCGCGCCCGTGCGCCCGGGCAAGGTGAGCCCCACGCTTCCCGTGCCGGCCAACATCCCGCGCACCGACTACGCCACCAGCGGCAACCCCGGTCCTGGAATCGCGGGCGATCCCGCGACGCGGATGGAGCGCCTGCGCAAGGCCTGCAAGGCCGCCGCGGAAGTGCTCGTGGAGACCGGCGCCGCGGTGAAGCCCGGCGTGACGACGGACGCGCTCGATCGCATCTGCCACGAGGGCTACATCAAGCGCGGCGGCTACCCGAGCACGCTGAACTACCACGGCTATCCCAAGTCGCTCTGCACCTCGGTGAACGAGGTCATCTGCCACGGCATCCCGGACTCGCGCGCGCTCGTCGACGGCGACATCGTAAACCTGGACGTCACGATATATCTCGATGGCATGCACGGCGACTGCTCGGCCACGTTCCTGGTGGGCAACGTGGACGAGGTCTCGCGCAAGCTGGTGAAGGTGACCGAGGAGTGCCTGGAGCTGGGCATCGCGGCGGTGAAGCCGGGCCGGCCCATCCACGCCATCGGCAAGGCCATCGAGGCCCACGCGGAGAAGCACGGCTATGGCGTGGTGCGCGCGTACTGCGGCCACGGCATCGGCCAGGTCTTCCACACCGAGCCGCAGGTGCCGCACTACTACGACCCCGAGGCGCGCACGGTGATGGAAGAGGGCATGGTCTTCACCATCGAGCCGATGATCACCCTCGGCACCTGGCGCCACGCCGACTGGGACGACGGCTGGACGGTGGTCACCGCCGACGGTCTGCGCACCGCGCAGTTCGAGCACACCATCCTCGTCGGCCGCGATGGCGCGGAGATCCTCACCCACGCATGA